The DNA region GATATCGGTGTAGCCGGACTGCCACACAGTGACCACGCGTAGCGGAGTTCCGCGAAGCCGCGCCTCGTCGAGCGCGTTGCTCAGCACGGTGTCGGCGGTTGTGGGCCGGTCGATCTCGGCCACGACCCAGCCCTTCGCGGTCGACTGTGGATCATGACCGCGGACCACCGCCACCGGGCAGTGCGCGGAGGCGGCTGTCGCCACGGCGGTCGACCCGATCGGGTCGCGTCGGCTGTGCGTGATCCCCACGGCCCCGAGACAGAGCATCACGGCAGACCGGGACGCTTCGACGAGCACCGTCCTCGGTCGGCCCTGCACGATCTCGGCCTCGAGCTTCACGGGTTTGTCCGTTGCCTCGACGACGGTGAAGGCGTACCGCACTGCCGATTCGGCGTCAGCCAGGCGGCGGGAACGGTCCTCGACGGTCTCGCCGGCGTCGATGGCGTACACCAGACGCAGCGGCAGGTCGCGACCGACTGCCTCGTCGGCTGCCCACAGCGCGGCATCGACTGCCGACCGGGAACCGTCGATGCCCACCACAACGCATGACGGCGGGGGTTGATCTCGCATGATCGCTCCAGTTCCGTGCATTCTCAGGCCGGCCGCTACCGGCGTCACTGCCCCGCGGGCAGGGTCGAAGGTCCCTGATGCCGAACGGATCCGCGGACCTCGAAGATCTCGTCGATCGGTCTGCGGGGGGTGGGGGCAGGCACGTCGGTGATCGCGGGCGCCAGCCCGACACGCACCAGGACCTGCGGCTGATCGGCGCCGCTCAGCGTTGCCACCACCGCCCGGCTCGCGGGGATCTCCATCAGATGAGTGACCGTGCAGGTGGCAAAGCCCGCCATGGTGGCATCGAGGAGTACGGCGGACAATGCTTCGCCGCAGCGCAGCACGCTGTCACGGGTGTCATCAAAAGTCGACAGCACCACGATCTTGGACCGGTCGTCGCCGATCTCGGGGCGGCGTCGTGAATCCGCCACGACAGGGAAACTGCGCCCGACATCGACGCGGTCGCTCTCCGCAGCCGATACCAGCGAGCCCTGCGGAATTCCCTCGGCAGTGGTGAAACCTGCTGTCCACCAGTACAGTTCCTCGTGGTAGGAGGAGTCGTACATCCGCAGCGACTCGGTGAGATCCGAGGCTTCGGCCAGTTCCGGTCGCAACCCATCGTCGATCACATCGAACCGGACGGAATCGGTGTCGAGTGAGACTCGCACCTCTGATTCGAACAGATCCCAGTCCGGTGGTGCAGCGAAGGGCAGCCTGTCGGTGCGACGCAGCAGGATGGCGTCGGCGCGTCGCCGGTGACCGGCAGTAACGAAGGTGCCTGCAGAAAAGTCGATCGATGCGAGGTGTCGGGGGTCGTTCGGGTTGGGAAAGCGGTCGACGTGCGCCGTCCATCCCGCCGCCCCCATGGCCACCCGGAAATGGTCGAGAACCGCACCGCAGCTGATCATCGCCTCCCGGCCGGAGCTGTCGGTGGAGCGGACGACGCGACGCGGGTCGGCGTACAACTGGACGGTGGTGCCCTCGAGCACCCACCGCCAGGGCTGGCTGTTGTGCAGCGACGGCGCACGGCACGCCAGTTCCACTGCATCTCTGATGATCTCGACGTCGACCGCGCAGTCACGCATCGCCTACCTCCTCATCTGTCACCATCGTCGGCTGCGGCGCGAGCCGAGGACAGGGCCAATGGTCCTCAGCCCGATGGCCTAGTGCTCTGGTGTGGCCGAGGGCGGTGTCCGACGCTGGAGTCCATGAGCGACGTGGCCGCAACCTCGGGTGATCTGGCCGCTCAAGTCCGCGAGACACATACCGGCGTCGTCGTCCTTCTCGGCGACCGGGCGTACAAGGTCAAGAAACCGGTGATCACGGACTTTCTCGACTTCAGCACCGCCGCGCATCGGGAGCGTGCGTGTCAGCACGAGGTCAGCCTGAACAGGCGGCTTGCCCCGGACAGTTATCTCGGCGTGGCCCACTTCTCGGACGGGCGAGGAGGGCCGCCGGAACCGGTGATCGTCATGCGTCGCCATGCCGACAGCACCCGCCTGGCATCTCTGGTCCGTAGCGGCCAATCGGTGCACCACCATCTGGCGCGCATCTCCGAGGTTCTGGCGAATTTTCACGTGGGGGCCGACCGGGGTCCGGCAATCGACGCCCAGGGCACTGGCGACGCGGTGTGGGCGCGCTGGCGACAGAACCTCGACGAACTGGACACACATGCCGACGACGTGGTGCCGCGCGACTCGCTCCGAGAGGTGAGACGGTTGGCCGCTCAGTTCGCGGCCGGTCGTCAGGCGATGTTCACCGAGCGCATCACCGGGCGACGCATCCTCGACGGCCACGCGGACCTGCTGGCCGACGACATCTTCTGCCTCCCGGAGGGGCCGGCGCTGCTCGACTGTCTGGAGTTCGACGACCAACTCCGCTACGTCGACGGCATCGACGATGCGGCGTTCCTGGCGATGGATCTGGAGTTTCTGGGTAGACGCGACCTTGCCGACTGGTTCCTCGAGCGCTACATCTCGGCCGCTGATGATTGCGCACCACGCTCACTGATGGACTTCTACATCGCCTACCGGGCGGTCGTTCGCGCCAAGGTCGACTGCGTGCGGGTTGCTCAGGGGCACGCGGACGCCGCAGTCGACGCCCGTCGGCACCTCGATCTGGCGCTGGATCACCTCAAGAGGGCGACGGTGCGGCTCGTCCTCGTCGGAGGCGGCCCGGGCACCGGAAAGAGCACACTGTCAACGGCATTGGCCGCGAAGATCGGGGCGCGGGTCGTTTCCACCGACGACGTGCGCCGGCATCTGCAGGATGCCGGCGTGGTGTCCGGCCCGGTGGGTGATCTCAACGCCGGTCTGTACTCGCCGGCCAATGTCGCCGAAGTGTATGCCGAGGTACTTCGCCAGGCGGAAGCCTTGCTGAGCATCGGACAGTCGGTGATCCTCGATGGCACGTGGCGGGCTGCAGAGCACCGCGATCAAGCGCACGAACTCTCTGCTCGGACATCAGTGCCCATCGTCGAGTTCAACTGTTCGGTACCGATCGCCGAAGCCACCTCGAGGGTCGAGCACCGGACGGGGTCGAAATCCGACGCGACGCCGGAGATCGCTGCGGCACTCGCCGGTGCCGACGGGATTCGGCACAGCGCGCACGACATCGATACGGGCCGGCCGTTGGCCGACTCCGTCCGCGAAGCCCAGCAGATATGTTGCCTGGCAATCTAGTCGGCGCGGTGACCTTCGGCCCTCCTGCGACGGTCCGCCGCGGCGTAGGAAATAGAGCATGAGCAACAGAACCGACTCGCCGAAGGCCGTTGAGGTCGCCGTGACCACTCACGGCCGGATGCCCGGCGCAGCCGACTACGCGCGCAGCAAGATCAGCGGCATTGCCGGGCTCACCCGCCGACCGGTGCTGCACGCTCGGGTCAGACTGACCCGGCACACCGATCCAGCGGTTCGCCACCCCGTGGTCGCCCAGGCAAACCTCGACGTGGACGGTCGGCTGGTACGCGCACAGGTCGACGCGGCCACCGCCCGGGAAGCCATCGACAAGCTGGACGAGCGGTTGCGACGCCGGCTCGAGAGGATCGAAGAGCACTGGGAGGCGAGGCGCGGTCGGCTGCCCGAAGATGCCCCGCACGAATGGCGGCATCAATCAGAGCCCAGCAGCAGGCCCCGCCACTACTCCCGTCCCGTCGATGATCGCCGGATCATCCGGCGCAAGTCCTTCGCCATGGCTGCCTGCAATGTCGACGACGCCGTTGGGGAAATGGAGCTGCTGGACTACGACTTTCACCTGTTCACCGAGCAGGGGACCGGGATCGCCAGCGTGCTGTACCGCGACGGGGCGGCCGGTTACCGATTGGCTCAGGTGGTACCGGTCCCACCGGATCAGCTGGCCCCCTTCGACGTCGCGCTGACCTTCAGTTCACAACCCGCACCGTGTATCACGGTCGAGCAGGCAACGGAGCGCCTCGGGTTACTGGGCCTGCCGTTCCTGTTCTTCATCGATGCCGCACAGGGTCGTGCCGCCGTCCTGTACCACCGCTACGACGGGCATTACGGGCTGATCTCTCCCGCCGGCTAGGCGCGGACAACGATGACAGGCACTTTCGCATCCCTTGCCACCGCGGAGCTGACCGAGCCCAGCATCATCGCGGTGAATCCACCCCGGCCGCGGCTACCCACGATCACCATCTGGGCCTTGTCGGATTCGTCGATCAGCCAGCGCGCCGGTTGGTCGCACACGATCCGGCGTCGCACCTGCACATCGGGGTAGCGCTCGTGCCAACCTGCGAGGCGTTCCGCCAGCGCTTCGTGACCGAGGTCCTCGTACTGGCGCCAGTCCATCCCGAGGGCCGGGAGCACACCCACATCGCTCCACGCGTGCAGCGCAACAAGATCCACGCCTCTGCGAGAGGCTTCGTCAAAGGCCAACGCGGTGGCGGCTTCCGAGGCAGGTGAGCCGTCGATTCCCACGAGTATCGGAGAGTTCGGCTTCGGTGGCTGGGCATCAGCACCGTGCACCACCGTGACCGGACAGTGTGCGTGATGCACCAGGCCGCCGCTGACAGAGCCCAGCACTGCCCGGCCGACTGCGCCGAGACCGCTGTTTCCGACAACGACCATCCAGGAATCCTCGGTCGCGTCGACCAGCGAACCGACCGAACCGGCGTACCGGACCTCGGTGTGCACCTCGGGTAGTTCGGCATCACCGATGCTGGTGTGCACCACCTTCTCGGCGTGCGCGATGGCGCGGCGGGCGTTGTCTTCCTGCCACTCAGTGATGTTCGCCTGGGCCGGTCCGTGCGGCCAGCTGACGAGTATCGGTGTGACGACATGCATCAGAGTGACCGGCATACCGCGCAGAGCAGCTTCCTGTGCTGCCCATCGGACGGCCGAGTCGGACTCCGCCGATCCGTCGACGCCGACCAGAAGTCCGTATTTCTTCGCGTGCTCTGACATGTGGTGCCCCCAGGTGTCCTCTGAGTGGAGGCTAATCGGTGGTCACCGTTGGCAGACAGGGTCTTTGGTCACGTGGCGGGCGCCGGTGGTCACATCATCCGGTGACCGGGGAGATGACGTTGGCCTCTGGACCGCCGGGCGCCTGCATTGTCACGATCGACTGGTCACGGATCACGGGAGGCATCGATGGACACCCTCACGGTCTACCTCCGCCACAGTTGGCTCATCCGCGCGTTCGGACACAATCCGCTGGTGCGAACCAGCGACCGGGTGGAGGCAGCTCTGTTGGTGCTGGCTTGTGTCACGGTCCTTGTCCTGACGCCGGTGGCCGGGGCGATCAGCACCGCAGTTCACGAAGACCGGTCTCATCACTACTCGCAGGAGGCCAGTGCCCGGCACGCGGTCGTCGCCGTCATCACCGGGGAACCGACGTCGACGATTCTGGAGAACCGGGTGCGGGTCACCGCACCGGTGCAATGGTGGGTCGGCGGGCGGGAGCGCAGTGGTGTCACCGAGGTGGATCCGCAGGCCGAAGCCGGTGACCAACTGCAGCTCTGGATAGACGCAGACGGAGATCAGGCCGGGCAGCCGCCGTCGTCGTGGCGGGCGGGGACTGATGCGGCGGTTGCCGGCGCCGGGTTCTGGTTTGCGGCCGTGAGCCTCGTGGCCGGTATGACGCTGTGGTTGCGCGGGCGGTTGGCTCGTCGGCGTGACTCCCGCTGGGAGCGTGAGTGGGAACTGTGGACCAGTGACGGCGGCGGCAGGACCGGCAGCCAGGCCTGACCGCATCCTCTCAGTTGCGGACCACCAGCACCGAGACCTTCGCGTGGTGCAGGATCGAACGACCCGCGGGTCCGACGATCTGTGCGAGCTCGTCGGCTTGGGAGCCGCCGATCACCACGAGTTGCAGCCGTTCGTCACAGTGCCGGAGGAAGGACGTGAGGTCGCTGTGCTCGGCGATCGGGTAGATGTGGACGTCAGGGTAGTGCTGTCGCCATTGTGCGACCCGGGCGTCGAGGTCTTCGGTGCTGCCGGTGTTTCGGCCTCCACGCACGGCGAGCACCGGGGCACCACGTAACCTCGCCTCCCGTAGGGCGTGCGCGACCACGACGTCGTTACCGGGATCGTTGTTGACCGCGACGGCGATCCAACTGATATCGCCACTCGATTCCCCGTCGTCGTGCGGTCGGATGACGGCGACCGGGCAGTGGGCCTTCGCGGCGAGTTCGGTGGCCGTCGATCCCAGAATCGAGCGGGCGTAGCGGTCGATACCCACCGTCCCCACGCAGATCAATCCGGCGTTCTGGGACTCGGCGATGAGCGCCACCGAGGGTGGCCCGGTGACGATTGCGGTTTCGACTTTCACCGGGCGGCCCGTGGCCTCGATCGCATTCTGCGCCAACTGAAGCGAAGATTTGCCCTTGTGCACATCGAGTTCGTAGTCATCCGACGACGAATGGGTGGCTTTGGTCACGTAGACCAGGCGTAGCGGCACATTCAGCTCGACGGCTTCCGCCACGGCCCAGTGTGCCGCCTGAATCGCGGTTTCGGAACCGTCGATGCCTACGACCACCGACGGGGCGCTTTTGTCGTCCTGCATTCTGCTGCCTCGATTCTTTCCTGGATCTGTTCTTCAGTCGGCAACGACAAGATCGGTGTACATGCCGGCCCGGTAGTGGCCTGCGAAGTTGCAGATCAGCTCACCCATCCAGGCCGCGACACTTCTCTCTGCTAAGGATGTGCGCCTCCAGAGTTGATCGATAGGGGACTATGGGCCTTTCTGCGCCGCTCTAAGGCCCATCCGGGTTGTGGCCACCGGGCCCGCTTCGGCGACGGCGGTTCGTCGTCGGCCAGGGTGAAGTAGCTCTCCTCTTCCTGGAGGAAGTGCAGTCTCAGCAGTGCGTAGAGCCCGTACAGGCATGCGAGTAGGTCGTCGACCTGGTCGGGCTGAATTCCGTTGTCCGCTCGGGCGAGAGCGATGTGGGTGCCGATCCGGTCGGACAGTCGCTGGATCTCGGCGTGGGTACGGCTCATCGTGGCGGTGGCCTCGCCGGTGCCGAGGGGCCGAGCCAACGCAGGGTAGAGCTGCGTCTCCTCGGCATGCTCGTGCGGCAGGAGCTGTTCTGTCAGAAACGTGTGAACGCCGGTCAAGGCCTCCAATGCGTCGGCGTCGGAACCGGCGGCCAGCTGATCGCCGGCGTCGCGCAGAAGCCCGACCGTGTCGCGCAGCGTGTCGTGTTCAGCGTCGAATCGCCGCAGCATGTCTTCGGTGTTCGTGGTGAGCGACACGTCCACCGCCGGGTTGCCCCTCAGGGCGCGCAAGGCGTTGAGGATGACGGCGACGTCGATGCCCTCCTGCAGAAGCGCGCCTGCAGCGGGTGGCAACCAGCCGAACGCGGCGACAACCATCGCAATAAGTGACAACGTCATGCCGACGGTGGCGCTCTGCATTGCGATGCGACGCGACCAGCGGGCAATGTCCATGGCATCGGCGAGCCGATCGAGGCGATCGGTGGTCAGCACGATGTCTGCTGC from Mycobacterium sp. DL includes:
- a CDS encoding universal stress protein, with translation MSEHAKKYGLLVGVDGSAESDSAVRWAAQEAALRGMPVTLMHVVTPILVSWPHGPAQANITEWQEDNARRAIAHAEKVVHTSIGDAELPEVHTEVRYAGSVGSLVDATEDSWMVVVGNSGLGAVGRAVLGSVSGGLVHHAHCPVTVVHGADAQPPKPNSPILVGIDGSPASEAATALAFDEASRRGVDLVALHAWSDVGVLPALGMDWRQYEDLGHEALAERLAGWHERYPDVQVRRRIVCDQPARWLIDESDKAQMVIVGSRGRGGFTAMMLGSVSSAVARDAKVPVIVVRA
- a CDS encoding NAD(P)H nitroreductase; translation: MRDCAVDVEIIRDAVELACRAPSLHNSQPWRWVLEGTTVQLYADPRRVVRSTDSSGREAMISCGAVLDHFRVAMGAAGWTAHVDRFPNPNDPRHLASIDFSAGTFVTAGHRRRADAILLRRTDRLPFAAPPDWDLFESEVRVSLDTDSVRFDVIDDGLRPELAEASDLTESLRMYDSSYHEELYWWTAGFTTAEGIPQGSLVSAAESDRVDVGRSFPVVADSRRRPEIGDDRSKIVVLSTFDDTRDSVLRCGEALSAVLLDATMAGFATCTVTHLMEIPASRAVVATLSGADQPQVLVRVGLAPAITDVPAPTPRRPIDEIFEVRGSVRHQGPSTLPAGQ
- a CDS encoding sigma 54 modulation/S30EA ribosomal C-terminal domain-containing protein; translated protein: MSNRTDSPKAVEVAVTTHGRMPGAADYARSKISGIAGLTRRPVLHARVRLTRHTDPAVRHPVVAQANLDVDGRLVRAQVDAATAREAIDKLDERLRRRLERIEEHWEARRGRLPEDAPHEWRHQSEPSSRPRHYSRPVDDRRIIRRKSFAMAACNVDDAVGEMELLDYDFHLFTEQGTGIASVLYRDGAAGYRLAQVVPVPPDQLAPFDVALTFSSQPAPCITVEQATERLGLLGLPFLFFIDAAQGRAAVLYHRYDGHYGLISPAG
- a CDS encoding AAA family ATPase; its protein translation is MSDVAATSGDLAAQVRETHTGVVVLLGDRAYKVKKPVITDFLDFSTAAHRERACQHEVSLNRRLAPDSYLGVAHFSDGRGGPPEPVIVMRRHADSTRLASLVRSGQSVHHHLARISEVLANFHVGADRGPAIDAQGTGDAVWARWRQNLDELDTHADDVVPRDSLREVRRLAAQFAAGRQAMFTERITGRRILDGHADLLADDIFCLPEGPALLDCLEFDDQLRYVDGIDDAAFLAMDLEFLGRRDLADWFLERYISAADDCAPRSLMDFYIAYRAVVRAKVDCVRVAQGHADAAVDARRHLDLALDHLKRATVRLVLVGGGPGTGKSTLSTALAAKIGARVVSTDDVRRHLQDAGVVSGPVGDLNAGLYSPANVAEVYAEVLRQAEALLSIGQSVILDGTWRAAEHRDQAHELSARTSVPIVEFNCSVPIAEATSRVEHRTGSKSDATPEIAAALAGADGIRHSAHDIDTGRPLADSVREAQQICCLAI
- a CDS encoding universal stress protein, with product MQDDKSAPSVVVGIDGSETAIQAAHWAVAEAVELNVPLRLVYVTKATHSSSDDYELDVHKGKSSLQLAQNAIEATGRPVKVETAIVTGPPSVALIAESQNAGLICVGTVGIDRYARSILGSTATELAAKAHCPVAVIRPHDDGESSGDISWIAVAVNNDPGNDVVVAHALREARLRGAPVLAVRGGRNTGSTEDLDARVAQWRQHYPDVHIYPIAEHSDLTSFLRHCDERLQLVVIGGSQADELAQIVGPAGRSILHHAKVSVLVVRN
- a CDS encoding universal stress protein; protein product: MRDQPPPSCVVVGIDGSRSAVDAALWAADEAVGRDLPLRLVYAIDAGETVEDRSRRLADAESAVRYAFTVVEATDKPVKLEAEIVQGRPRTVLVEASRSAVMLCLGAVGITHSRRDPIGSTAVATAASAHCPVAVVRGHDPQSTAKGWVVAEIDRPTTADTVLSNALDEARLRGTPLRVVTVWQSGYTDIHDNHAVADRSKLARAQLDRRLAKWRRKYPDVDMHAVAVHGNSLAYLTRNADMIQLLVVGRERADGIRELVGPPGFAALHHANCSVLICQPQNAL